The nucleotide window AATCATCAAAGAGTTCTTTAATATCATTTTTAATGAGATcccaaaaataataataaaattcAGCAGTGAAACCATCAGAGCCTGGAGACTTGTTATGTGCCATATCAAAAACAACAGTTTTAATTTATTCCATTGTGAACTTAGCAGTCAACCTATCTCCAGCCCCTCTGGGTATATTGGCAACATTATTAGTGCCCAGAAGAATGCTTAATCTTTCTGGATGTCCAAATAAGTTTTTATAATAATTTGTGATATACTCCATAATgtttttctccccctctatctttCCTTCATCCTGATCCAAACTATTGATTTTATTTTTCCTCCTTCTGCCATTAGCTTTAGCATGAAAGAATTTGGTATGACTATCTCCTTCTAGCAGCTCATCAATTTTTGCTCTTTGTTTCCATTTTGCCTCCTCCTATTTCAAAAGCCTACCTAGTTGAGATCTTAGCTCCATTTATTCCTACCTATCAGCAACAGTTAATCGACGAACCTCACATCTTTTATCAATATCATCCAATTGTCTCAAAATATATTTTCAGCTCTTTATACCCGGCATTCATATTTCTACTCCACCCTTTTAGTTTAGGTCTCAAATTCCTCATTTTTTCCTGCCATCTTTCAATACTAGACCCCATTATATTAGGATAATTCCAAGGGTCTATTACAATTTTGTCCAACTCGTCCCTTAGAAACCAGGAATTTTCAAACCTGAATATTGGATCAGTTTTAGGCAAATCCCCTATATCCATAAGCACGGGAGTGTGATCAGATTTCTCCCTATCTAGAGTTGTCACTTTAGTCATACGGTAATTTTCCTCCCAATCAACACGACATAAAATCCTGTCTAATTTTCAAAGTAGGGTTAGGTAGATTATTGTCCTAGTTATATTTTCTACCATGTAAATCAAGTTCTCTCAAGCCAGCATGTTCTATGATAacattgaaaatgaaactccaaTGTCTGGTAGTTTCACGCTTGTTTTTATCTAAAGTTTTTCTGATTATATTAAAATCCCCTCCAATGAGGATGGGATTTATACAAGCATGTATTGCCCTAGAGAGTTCGGCTAAAAAACTAGCTTTTCTCTCAGGCTATGCATCCCCATATATCAACACCAGGTCCCATATAAACCTAGTTTTAACATCATGCACATTCATTTTGATATAATATTCCCACTCGTCTTCAGAGATCACATCTAGAGGAGTATAGTTAACCCCCAACAAAAGCCCCCTAGTTTCCCCCTGGCTGGTACAAAGTGCTAATGAAAATCCCTGCAAGCACAAATTGCTTGCAAATCATTTCTAGAATAACTTTGTCTCATGGTCTCCTGTAAACCCAGAAAGTCAGCTTTCATATCCATCACCATTTCCCTCAAAAACCTCCTTTTTAAATCCCCCCAAAACCTCACATATTCCAGAAAACACCTCTCATTAGCAGGAAGAAAGGActatttcttcttcttccctaGTTTATTAAAAGAATTAATACCAAGATTAGATTTTCCTTTAGAATTCTGGTAGGTTCTGCTTTTATTCTTCCCTTTCTTATGTGAGTAAAGATGTTTAGCTTGTTCCCAAACTTTATCTTCCTCATCCTCTCTATCAGAATCTTCTTCCGCTTCTAACAAGTCTTTAATATCATGTTCCCATGTTTCAATTACATGGACCTCCTCTTCAATGTGATGGAGTTTTCTTTAGAATTATTACTGAGCCACAAGTCAATTCTAACCTGTTCTATTTTTTAATGAGATTGATACTATAATCAATCATATCAATTTGTGTCCCCAGATCCACACCTACCCCAAAAGCTATTTCTAGCAATTTATTTCTGTGTGTATTAATGAAAGTAGGAATGATGGAGTCACCATATTCATCCTTGCTAGCAGCTCCCTCCCTAGCCATGCCTTCAACATTCAGGTCTTCCTTGCCTTTCAGCCTTCCACATCTTCTGAGCATCTCAACATCTTTACTTTCCTCAAGCTCCCCTTTCCTAGATTTTTCCAATCTTTTCCCAAATGACTCTTCTAATTTACTGTCAAGTTTTAATTTATAGTCGGCTTCTCTCTACTTTGCAGGGCGCCATCCTTGAAGAGCCTTCGACTCATCGAGTGCCGTGACATTGTGGACTCGGCCTTCAAGGCGGTGATCACAAAGTTCCCCATGCTTGAGGAGTTAGAGATATCAAACTGTATGCACCGCTTCCCAGAAACACTTGAAGTCATAGGGGATGCCTGCCCTCTACTGAAGCGCTTTCGACTGAGCCAAAGGTCCTTCTACAGTGAAATCGTAGATGACAGCGCAGCCATGGCGATCGCTAGCATGTCGGAGTTGCGGTCGTTGCAGCTCACGGCTAATTCGCTCACCAACAGTGGTTTGGAACTCATCCTTAATGGTTGCCCGCTCCTAGAGTCTCTCGACATCCGGTCTTGTTACCATATTTGCATGGACAATGAAATGCAAGCAAAGTGTGCTAGGATCAAGACTTTGAGGCATCCTGAAGACTCCATGGATGATTATGACCTGTCGTTTAATTATACAATTCCCAGACCATGCTGGTCTACCGAACCAATCGAATACTCTATGGGCTGTCAAAGTCCTTACTAGTGTTCATGGTATGTACCGACAGAACAACCACCCTGCATTTGCTTTGAGATTCGTGTAATTGTGACCCACAGTATATTTGTATTTGTTGTATTCCTTGTGCCTCTCATATGTACATCAATTTGAAGTTATTTCATGAACTTTTACTGGTAATCAAGTTCGTGCAGGTAAATGGGTGACATTATTGCTGCTCTGGTCCAATTGTAGTCTCTTTATAGTGTTAGAAATATAATTGGGTTTAAGTTAGAGATAAGGAGATAGAGATAGAATTAGTTTAAACCACATGTAacttgtcttgtactccaagtctctaCCCCTCttatactatatatatatatatatatatatatatatatatatcccacACCTGGGTCAGATCAATACAACAACATAATATTCAATCATCCTATAATTTCCACATGGTATTAGAGCGGTTAGTCTCACGACGCCGATCCTAGGTTCCTATTCTACTTCCGCAGCGCGCCGCCCCCAGGGAGATTAATCTCTCTTCCCAGGGGCGCGGCACCCGATCGATCAAAAGATTAGATCGGTTCCATAGATTATAGATTAGATCAGTTTCATATATTAAGTCAATTCTAATTTTCGAAATTCTATTAGATTAGTTTCTCTTTAGCCACAAATAAATCTGAGGATCCTCAAATTCTGGTGAAAATCAGCGCAAGGTTTGTCGCGGCGACCTCACCCACGCAGCCGCTTGAAGTCACGGGGGCAGCGGACAGCTGACGATCCCACGCGGGGCTTCCTGCGTCATCGTCTACATCGACAGCAAATCGGCATCTCGACGGCCTCGACAATACATATACGGCTCCACGGCTCTGACAGTATCTGCATCAGGCCGGGACGAGCCGGCACGAACTTCGTCAAGCCATGGTGACCAAGCCCAGCCGCAACGACGACGCTCGCGTCCCGATCATGGGAGGCCGAAACCTCCGCGAGCAATTGACTCCACGTGCGGAAACTGCAGCGCGTATTCCTGCAGCGGCTCCGCGACCTCGATCCAATCTACATTGACCTCTTCTGCATCAGAACAATGCCGCGTCGATCTGGCCGATAGGTCGGCCTCGTCCAAGCAATTGCGGGTCTGTTTGGTTGGTGACTAGTGTGGCCAAGCCAAAGTGTGGCTAGTCACACAAGTATGGCAAGCCACACAAGTGTGGCTAAGAAATTGGACGCCAAACTTTGGCAAAAGTTGGCAAAAACAATGTTTCTATGACAAATGGGCCATATAGataataaagtgtggcaagccaaAGTGTAGCAAAACCAAACATATGCCAACTAAACTGTGACTGCTAAATTTTGACTTAGCAAACTGTGGCTAGGAACCAAACAGCCCCTGCATCTCCGACACCAGGCTGTCACGATCACGGCCGCGGCCACAGGTGCGCGCCGCCCGCAAGGCTAGGCCAACACCGAGCGCATGCGAACACGCGGGCGCCGTCGGATGCCATGCACGCAGGTACCAAGTGCACGTCACGGCCATCCAAGGGAATTTTTATGGTATGCATGCTTGCAGCCTGACGGTGACTGCAAGCCGGGCTACCACCTCGGCTTTGACTCGCCCGTTACGCACCAGCGCTGCCACAGATCCGAAGGCCGCAGCAACCACGCGCGCGAACGACGCGCGACCCATCGACTGGACCTGCTGAACCCTCCACCGACATACACCAGAGTACCAGACGATCTACTCCTCTGCCAACCCTACCATGCTCGAAGCTGTACAACTACGTCAGGCTACGAGCCAACATATTTCTTCCGCACAACATGGCATCGACACATTGTTACCGTGGAGGACGCCTTCAAGCGACTTCATCGTCGACACGCCGCTGCAACGTCATCACCGATACTTCATCGCCAACGTCTTCTCAGCGTggtcttcaccaacatcttcgtCAACACACCGTTGCCGCCTCGTTCACGAGATGGACACTTAGCGTCCTCTGACAAACTTTTCTGCAAGACGCGACCTCGACGACGGCAATGACCACGTCACGACGACGGCATCGACTGCGTCATTCACGACGGCACAACTACATCGATACGGCGTCACTACAGTGACGACCCTACACGGCCACACGGTTCTGGCAAAACCGATGTGTGCTCGATGGGCTTCCTCCGGTCTTAGCAAAATCGGTGGACTCATCACCGACGGCACCCTCTGACATCCGCAAGGTGCATCGTCCACGTCTGCAGCTCCGTCATAGCACATTTTTTTGCGCCTCCGGCTTTGTGCGGCTTCATCATCCACGAAGACCACACCATCGACCATGACTACCTTGATCACGGCTACATCATCATGATCGGCTACCTCGACATTAATGGCTACGTCTACAGCAACTCATCGGCAACAACTCCAGTCAACAGCGTCCGCCTCGTCACTTGCGTCCACGACACTCCCGCCGTGACTGCGGGAGGGAATAGAGGAGAAGGCAGGAAGGCACCAGAAGGGGACACAGTCACCGCCCTAGGTGCCAACCCATCAGAGACGCAGTTGATGATGACGCAGCGGAGAAGACGACGAAAGCGCAAGACTTCAAATCCAGTCGTACTCGTCTGCTTCACTCCCGCTACGACTGAGGGGGAATGTTAGAAATATAATTGGGTTTAAGTTAGAGATAAAGAGATAGAGATAGAATTAGTTTAAACCACATGTAacttgtcttgtactccaagtctctaCCCTTCTTGTACTATATATATATCCCACACCTGGGTCAGATCAATACAACAACATAATATTCAGTCATCCTACAATTTCCACATATAGAAGTCTTGCTAGTTTTTCCTCTTACAAAGCTTGATACTACCAGGAAGACGACGCCAAGAAATTTCATTGTAGCTCCTAGATGTAGGAGTTACTTTGTAATTTCTTGGATCATGGATCCAACACAATGTACCTGTAGTTACAGGTTGCGTGTACTAAAAAAGTTACTGGTGTTTCTAAAAGAAATACTCAAAGGTCACGCCATCATTTTTAGCTGAGATGACATAAGGTGTTGGATGACTCTGTCATTCtctatccccccccccccccccccccccttaaaaAAATCTTGCATTCTATTTCTTAGTGATCTTTTACATGCTTCACATAGTATAACTCTTTCCCAGAGTCAATGTTACCACTGGATTGGTGTGTAAGTTATCAGTGTTACCACCGGATTGGTGTGTAAGTTATCAGGTGTGCGTTACGTACGTTATCACACTATTTATCCAAAAAATGACGGCGGATATGTTTTCAACAACTCTTTTTTCTGGGTCAAAATCGTCCAAAGTTATCAATGTTTGTACATAATTTATCAAGTCCGTGAGGCATAAAATTATCATGATATACGCATAAGTTAGTGAGGTTATTCCCCGCAAAAATAAGTTAGCGAGTTATACTTTTCAGCAAGTCTTTCCTCAAGTCAAAGTTACCATGAAATTTGTGTGTAAGTTATCaggtgtgtgtgtatgtataTTACCACACTATTTATTCAAAAAAATGACGGTGAATATGTTTTCAACAACTCTTTTTTCTGGGGTCAAAATTGTTACCACGGTAATTGTCAGTAGTTTTTTTCTGGGGGCCAAAATGATCCTCATTACCTACTGTTCTTTTTACCACCCACAAACTGCTCAACACGAGCATGGCAAAAAAATCAGAAATACAAAAAAATTGGGCAAAACTAGGGATCGATCCCTAGGCTGGGTTATAATTCATAGCACTAGCCACTTGGTAGTAGTTAGTTTCATGATGTCATATCAGCGCGAGGTTTTTTATAGGCAGAGAGGCATCAGGCtttacttggtttgcagccatgGTTGCTGCTCGCGACGGAGCTTCGCCCTAAATTACCAGGCTTTCCCTTGGCATTTTGGGGGTGCGCGGGGTGCGGATGAGCACACGCATGGTGCAACAGGGTGTGGCCTTGCGTGCCTGCTGTGTGTGCACCGGCCGAGCACCCACGCCTCGAGCTCAAGCTCATGCATAGCGGCCTGCGCTCGGGTGCATACGACGAGGGCGAGCGGGAGGAGGAACGGCGATTCTCACCGCGCTCGAATGCGAGATCGACTTGGACAGAGACAGACGAGGAAGCCGGTGAGGAGACACTGATTGTCGAAAACGGCTCCGCCGAGGAGAAAACGACAATggcgttgagggagtcctggattagggggtccccggacagccggactatatcctttggccggactgttggattgtgaagatacgagattgaagacttcgtcccgtgtccggatgggactctacttagcgtggaaggcaagctaggcaatacgaatatgcatatctctttgtaaccgaccttgtgaccctagcctcctccggtgtctatataaaccggagggttttagtccgtaggacaacagacaatcataccataggctagcttttagggtttagcctctctgatctcgtggtagatctactcttgtaatactcatatcatcaagaacaatcaagcagaaagtagggtattacctccatagagagggcctgaacctgagtaaacatcgtgtcccctgtctcctgttaccatcgaccttggacgcacagttcgggaccccctacctgagatccaccggttttgacaccgatattggtgctttcattgagagctccactgtgtcgtcaccataaggcctgatggctccttcgatcatcgctagcgatgcggtccagggtgaggctttcctccccggacagatcttcatattcggcggctttgcactgcgggccaattcgcttggccatctggagaagattgagagctacgcccctggccatcaggtcagatttggaaacttgaactacacggtcgacatccgcggagacttgatcttcgacggattctagcccatgtcggacgcgccgTACAGTCTTGGCGAGGATGACGccactctgccgtcggacagtattcgggagatcgcatccgcagaTACTCCGTCCATCGatccggagcaagtcgcgccatccgagagcgaaGGGATGGACCCCgtcatggaggccgcactctcagtggcgatagagccggatactgactttaCCCCTTACGAGAGTCGTGTCGCCAAACCACTGTATTCATCTacagccacggactccgagccgctcatatccgtgctcgtcgagtccgactgggcgccgatcatggagttcacctccgcggacatctttcagcactcacccttcgaggacgtgctaaattcattaaggtctctctccctgtcaggagaaccttaactgaactatgtccggctagaatgggatgcgggcGACGAAGAaaacccaccacccacttagtagccgctgtcgacgacttaacctacatgctcgacttcgactccgaagacatcgacggtatggacgacgatgcaggagacgaatcgaaaccaccgcccacagggcgctggaccgctacttcatcacatgacgtatacatggtgaacacccccaaagaagccaatggcgacgagacaacgaaGGATGAtacctccaagaagcaacccaagcgccgacgtcagcggcgccgctctaagtcccgccatagcaagaACAGCGATAATAATAGTCCATGCGACTCTGGAAGAGACGACAACTGCACCACCCCGCTCGCAGAaaacgatcaagatgcaaactgcaaacatagtacggatccgacatccgaacacgatgacgccaaagataagcctcatcaatccccgtctagggaagaaaacagtccggacgaagatgcacccATCATCCCAGAAACaaacttggagcaagagaacctccgcagaaggcttactgccacagcgagaagcctgaagaaacagaagcaaaggctaaaggtcgcacaagatacgctcaacagcaagtggaacaaagtaacaaagtatggtagAAGCTATCAcccaaatagctatccaaagcgcaagctattaccggaattcgacgatgaggccttagagcccatacagccgataagtgatacggccaaccggccaaatccaccaccatgtgaacgcgatagagcggctaacaaagtcatgcataagtcaacacacgttctacgtgagaacttgcgtcaaaaatccgGTGCGACCAGATCTATCTATAGATCTAGGAAGCACGCTACGGTATAAAACCAACACCGAATACTAAAACCGTCCGAACACTATggcgcatcccaatacaggggtgccgcacacccataatgtttcaccgatgaggtactggatcacgaattcccagagggactcaaaccagtgaacatagaggcgtacgacggaaccacAGACCCGGGAGTCTAGATAGATGACTTCATCCTTCATATTCATATGGCttgtggagacgatctccatgccattaaatacttgcccctcaagcttaaagggccagctaggcactggctgaaaagcctccccgaaaactcaattggaagttgggaggagctcgaggacgctttccgggccaattttcaagggacttatgtctgacctctagatgcagacgatttaagtcacataatccaacagtccggagagtccgtccgaaagctttggaacaggttcctcaccaagaagaaccaaatagtcgactgtccggacgccaaagccttagcagctttcaaacacagtgtctgagacgaatggctcgccagacacctcggtcaagaaaaaccgagaacaatggcagccctaacaagcatcatgacccgcttttgtgcgggcgaggacaactggttggcccgtagcagcaccagcgacccaagcacatccaaaataagggatggcaatggtaaaccacgacgcaacaaaaacaagcatcgaagtaaagaaggtagcccagataacacggcagtaaacaccggattcaggggctcccgaccaggtcagcggaaaaagcctttcaaaggcagcagagaaggacaatctggcctaaacaaaattcttgacaaactctgtcagattcacggcaccccagacaaacctgcaaatcatacccacagagaatgttgggtcttcaagcaggccggtaagctaaacaccgaacacaaaggggaagagacaccaagcgaagacgaggatgaacctcgccagcaaaacaccggaggacagaaaaagttcccatcggaggttaaaacagtaaacttGATCCATGTGAAAAGGAGAAGAAGCAATCACGCACTCCGACGCACACGTGCCATAGAGCTCGTCACCCCTAGGTCCAACCCCTGGTTggcatgcccgatcacttttgatcgtagaGATCACGATACACATATCCGGCGCgaaggactgacggccttggtgttagacccaataataaatgggtaccatttcacaagggtcctcatggacggcggcagtgatctcaatctgatatatcaggacacagtccgcaaaatggggataaacccaacacaaataagccacagtaatactaccttcaagggagtaataccaggccaagaggcccactgcatgggctctctactactagaggtggtattcggttctcccgataacttccgaagtgaaacattaacttttcacatcgctccattccgaagtgatttccaagcactactcggaagggcgcctttcgctcgttttaacgcaataccgcattatgcttttctcaagctcaagatgtccGGTCCACGAAGCGTCAttacagttagcggaaataccaaCCGCTCTTCACATATGAAAGAGGACGCGGCGGCTCTAACaaccgcacactagacggcctcaccaaccagaaaaaatggtAGGTCGTCAAggccacggacacggttagacgagtccggcgttccatcatacatgcatgagattggttttcgaaccctcataacacgataccaggggcttcccgcgtgtaatcagggccaggCCAGCTCAACTAGGCATCTCTGGAATTCTGATAACTCATTCTTCTTTTcggcacggcaactttcacctaagttctttcttTTTGCAGGttacaatcgtgctacacccgtccaggacacggc belongs to Triticum urartu cultivar G1812 chromosome 7, Tu2.1, whole genome shotgun sequence and includes:
- the LOC125524265 gene encoding putative F-box/LRR-repeat protein 23 — encoded protein: MAAPPSLSCLLEEPRRLPPPPPPQDGMDTEAEWRDWAELPRDVLLAVLSRLDHIEILMGPDMVCSPWRRAGTDEPELWRRIDMRFHYADGFYLNSRKLLQMVRAAMRRSAGRCEAFWGGSYVTERILSLVGNAAPSLKSLRLIECRDIVDSAFKAVITKFPMLEELEISNCMHRFPETLEVIGDACPLLKRFRLSQRSFYSEIVDDSAAMAIASMSELRSLQLTANSLTNSGLELILNGCPLLESLDIRSCYHICMDNEMQAKCARIKTLRHPEDSMDDYDLSFNYTIPRPCWSTEPIEYSMGCQSPY